The window CAAATACATACTATTAATTGCATCTAAATCTTCCTTCAACCAAGCTTCAGAATAAGGTTTTTCTAATTTAATAAACACAACATTCACTAAAATTCTAAAAAAGCGCCAATTATTCCGATGAACCCCTACATGATTAATTTGATCTAGCCAGTTATATAAATTTAGTTGATTCTCTTCATTTAACGAATCCCAAAACTGTTCCTTCGTCGTCATAATCGTGACTGCTAGTGCCGCCATTTCAACAATTAATTGATCAAAATCCTGAACAGCTCCCCAGTAATGCTCTGACTTAGGATCAACACCAGCCAAAATCCCCCCTTTAAAGTAAGCAAAATCTTCAGATGATTCAGCTCCTTCAAGAGGTCCCGCGCCCCATAGCAATCTCAGAAAACCTTCGATTTCTGCTTGATCGTCATCATAATGGGCGCTGGAATAGCCTAATTTTAAGCGACCGTTCCCCTCCTCTCGATACGCCTTAGTAGCGCCTACCAATTTCTGATAATAGGCAACTAGCTCTTCACGATTAGTTATTTCACTCATTTTGCTCCTCCTATCCATTACTTTCTGACTCTACCAAATATCAAAGGCTTTGTTTTGTAATCTTAAAATTCCCTCAACAAAGAAATAATCCCCATAAACCAAGGGAATATGCGTTTCTGCGACTTGATGATAGGAATGACTGCCATTTTCAATCATTCCATCTTCCTCAAGATTCCAATTGCCATGCTTTTCCTCCGTATTACGTAAGATTTTCTCAGCAACTTGACGATAAAGAACAGCATCGCTCTCGTTAACGTATTCTGCAATCTCCAACAAACCACAGGCTGCACACGTTCCAGCACTTGTATCTAATTTAGTGGTGCCAATCGGTGCTTTAAAGTCAACAATCGGTACATAATCCGTCTGACTGACATGAGCGATAAAATAATTCGCGATTTTTTGAGCTACCGCTAAATAGCGTTCATCTTTAGTATATTTATAACATAATGCAAAGCCATAAATCGCCCATGCTTGACCACGTGTCCATGCAGAATCTGGTGCATATCCTTGCCCAGCCAACAGCTCAATAAAGGCTCCTGTCTCAGAATCAAAACTCCCAATATGCCCAACAGAACCATCTGGACGAACTAAATGTTCAATAATCGTATCCGCATGAGTGGTGGCAATTTGTGCAAAACGGGTGTCTCCTGTCACTTCTGCCGCAAAATACAAAAGCGGCAAGTTCATCATACTGTCAATAATTACCCAACCTAGGAAGTCTTTATTCCAAGCTCGAATGAATCCACCGTTTAAATTAAATCTACCTGCCAATAAGGTAGCTGCATGAATGGCCCTTGTCTTAGAAAATTCATCTCCTGTTAAACGGTAATTCGCAACGGATGTGTGCAACCACATGAAGCCTACATCATGATGCAAACCAACAAATTCAATCAGCGAGCGGTCTAATAAGCTTTCGATTTTTTCTGCATTCTCTCGGTAAGCCACTTCTTGAGTTTCTTGATATAACTGCCATAACGTTCCTGCAAAAAAACCGTTCGTCCACCAAGCAATATTTATCTCGTTCATATCATTATAATGACCATCAACCGCAATATAAGGAATTTTCCCCGTATGTCGTTGGTTCATCACTGACATTTTTTCATGAATTTTTTCTAAAACTTCTTTTGACCATATTTGTGTATCCACCTTGTTCCCTCCACTTTAACTAAACATTTTATGAGTAAGCAAGGCTAGGACAAAAGCATCCTAGCCTCAATTTTCTTACGCTTATTTATAATCCTCTTTAACTGTCAATTCAGGATATGCTGAAGTCATCTGATCGCCTAATTCCTTAAGAGCATCCTTTCTTGAAACAGATCCACTACCATAGGCGTCTAATAAATCACCTAAGAATTTCACCAAATTCACGTCGTATTTCGTAACGATATCTTTGTATTCTTTCTCTTGAATGGTAGCTTGTTTTTGATATTCGCCAAAAACATCTTGATTCCCAAGTAGCGGTTCCACATAGTTTTTATCAACTAGTGCTTGCGCAGCGGTTTTGCTTGAAGGATAACCTAATTTAGTAAACTGATCTTCAATTAACGTATCTTGATTAACTGTTTGCGATTTAATATATTCCCACGCATTCTTTTTGTTAGCTGCTTGCTCTGTAATAAAGAAGTAGCTACCACCACGATTATATGCATAGGTCGGACTCGTCATCCCCCAATTACCAGAGCCTTCTTTGTCCGTAATCTGTGGTCTGATCTTAGAATTAAAGCCCCAGCTTGGTAAGAAATCAATGAAAAAGTTATCGTTATTAAAACCTGCGAAATAGGCATCACCTTCACCTTTTTCTAGGTACATCTTGTTATCGTGAATGACTTTAGCCGTATCAAACCAATCGGCAATATCTTGCGTAATCGTAAATGTATCATTTTCAACAAATGGTTTCTGTCTTTGGGCAAAAAGCATATTGTTTACATTTTGCATTGTTCCAAATAATTTCACTTTGCCGCCATATTCTTTTTGAAGCTTGTCGTTGACTTCAATCCATTTTTTTTCAGAACTCATTGCTTTTGCAACTTCGGTTAAATCTTGTGTACCTAGGACTTTCTCAGAAACCTCACGATTAAAGAACATCATACCTACTGGATATTCAGCTGTAAATCCGCGCAGGTTGCCTTTGGAATCCGTTCCGAGTTCAACTAATTCTTTATAGGCATTTTTTTTATAATCTGCCGCTTCATCTGCAAAAACTTCACTAATGTTCAAACTCACACCAGGCTTGTCTACCCATTCTTTAACTGAATCTTTCGTTACAACAAAGACATCAGGTGCCGTTTTAGGGTCCGATACACCTTGTTTTAATTTTGTTTGGAAATCGGCAGTCGGCGTAAGGACAACTTGGACATCTTTGTTATTATCTGCTCCCCATTGCTCTGAACTCGCTTTGACCTGATTCGCTGATGTCCAAACAACTAGCTTATCCGTTTCAACAATCTCTTCTTTTTTAGCTGCATCGCCAGTCCCAGATCCCTTTGAATCCGCTTGACTGCCGCTATTTCCACAAGCAGCTAACGTTAACATCGTTCCACAAACTACCACACCCGTCATCATCTTTTTCAACGTACTTTTTTTCATTTTCCATTCCCTCTTCTCTTAAATTAGTTGAAAATCATTTTATACCTACTATTCCTTCTCGCCACCTGAGCCAACGCCATCAATGATATAACGAGAAAACATAAAGAATACAACCATAATCGGAACAATTGAAATCGCAATAGATAAGTACATTGCTCCAACACTTGGATCTTGAACGTCCGAATTTATAATCCGAATAATCAATGGTAGCGTGTATTTTTTGGGATCTGACAATAAAATTAAAGGTGTTAAATAGTTATTCCAACTCCCTACAAAACTTGTAATTCCCATCGTGAAAATCGCTGGACTCATAATTGGCAAAGCAATTCGATTAAAAATACCAAATTCAGAAGCTCCGTCAATTCGAGCTGATTCAATAATACTGCGAGATAAGGCACTTTCGGTATACTGTTTGATAAAGAAGACCGTTGCTGCGCTAGCAATTGCCGGCACGATTAGTGGTACATATGAATTTAATAGATTCATGTTTTTAACGAATTTATAAAATCCAATAATGCTTAACTGTGACGGAATCATCATAATAACGAGAACTGCTCCAAATAAGGCATTTTTATATTTGAAATCGTAGGCCACAAAGGCATATGCCGTTAAAGATGAGAAGTAACACGTTAACGCCGTTGACAAAGTAGCAATAATCAAGCTATTTTTAAAAGCTGCTACCGCATCTACTCGAGCCTGCATGTCTTTAAAATTTTCAGCTAAAAAGGTACTTGGAATCAAAGAGAACCCCGACATAATATCGCCCGTACTACGAGTTGCGTTGACAATCATAATATAAAAAGGAAAAAAGGTAATCAATGCCAAGATCATCAAGAAAGCATATAAGCCAATTTTTTTACCTGTGATTTTTTTCGTCATTTTTTATTTCCTCGCAATCGACTAATTAATAAGAATGAAGAGAAGAAAGCGATAAAGATAAACAGATAGTACGCAATTGCTGCTGCGTAGCCAAAGTTGTTGTATTCAAAAGCCGTGTTATATAAATACATGACAACCGTCATCAGTTTGCCTCTTGGTGCGCCCATTCCTCCAGTTAAAACTTGTTGCACATCGAAGCTTTGCATTCCCCCGACTAACGAACTTAAAAACAAGAAGATAGTAATCGGTTTCAAAAGTGGCATCGTAATCTTCCAAAAGATATGCCAGGAATTCGCTCCATCGATTTTAGCCGCCTCATACATACTTGGCGAAATTGCTGTCATCCCCGCCATCACTAAAATCATTGTATTTCCAAAATACATCCACCAATGAATAAATCCGACTGAACCTTGAGCAAAGATTGGATTCGCTAAGAAATTAATAGGTTCTGAAATCCAGTGAATATCTAACAAAACTTGGTTGACAATTCCAGATGGATAACTTAAGAATTGATTGAATAACGCTGAAATAGACACGGCTGTTACGAGTCGAGGTAAATAATACAAAGCTCGATAGACGCCTTTTCCTTTGATATTGTTGTAGCTAAAAATAGCTGCTAGCACAAAGGCGAAGCCAAATTGTGGAATAACGCCAATCACCCACATGACCACCGTATTTTTTAAAGCATCATAAAATTTTGCATCTGTGAATACACGGAGATAATTAGCCATTCCGATATTAACCGGATCCGTGAATCCGTCATATGCGGTAAAACTTAAATATAATGTGTAAATAATCGGGTATAGACTAAAGACTAGAAAAACTAGGAAAAAGGGTACTAGGAAATAATAGCCAAAACGATTTTTTTGTACTCCTTTTTTCTTTCCATTCAATGTAACATTTGCTTGTTTACTCACTCCTCTTTCATTCCTTTCTGTTTTCATTTACTTATTTGCTCTTTTTTAAAGAATGCTGATAGCGCAACGAAATAATAGAACCATGTACAGATTAAAACGATTAATTGCAACGGTAGGTTCTCAATGATAAAAAATGTTAAAACCATCATGGCCACAAAACTAACCGTTCGACATCCGAATAGCTGTTTATGTGATAATTGACGATAATGAGGAATGATTCCTTCTGTTAAAACTAATACAATAGCGACGAACCAAGTTAACATGATAACCTCCTTAACTTTAACGTTTAACCTAAAAATATAAAGCGTTTACACGTTTAATATACTGATTATTTATATAGATGTCAACACTTTTTTTGAAATAATTTTAATCGTTTAACCTAACGTTAAATAAAGGTTGCTCACAAATGAACAATATCAAGTATTTTCCTAACCTTCCGCTGATTCCTTAATTTTCAAAAACAGGTTTATTTCTCATAATAACTCTTCTAGCTTTATAACGATTTATCTCAACAAACTTAATTTATTCCAAGTAGATTGGTTCATTTTTCAGTTAGATATGGTAAAATTCAAAAGAACGAACTTTTGGTAAATGATTTAGTAGTTAAACCTTTAAATAATATCCTAGATAGGGAGGAAATAAAAATGAGCCAAACGATTACTCTCAAACAAATAGCCGATATTGCTGGAGTTTCTGTAGCGACGGTTTCTTACGCCTT is drawn from Carnobacterium gallinarum DSM 4847 and contains these coding sequences:
- a CDS encoding glycoside hydrolase family 88 protein, producing MDTQIWSKEVLEKIHEKMSVMNQRHTGKIPYIAVDGHYNDMNEINIAWWTNGFFAGTLWQLYQETQEVAYRENAEKIESLLDRSLIEFVGLHHDVGFMWLHTSVANYRLTGDEFSKTRAIHAATLLAGRFNLNGGFIRAWNKDFLGWVIIDSMMNLPLLYFAAEVTGDTRFAQIATTHADTIIEHLVRPDGSVGHIGSFDSETGAFIELLAGQGYAPDSAWTRGQAWAIYGFALCYKYTKDERYLAVAQKIANYFIAHVSQTDYVPIVDFKAPIGTTKLDTSAGTCAACGLLEIAEYVNESDAVLYRQVAEKILRNTEEKHGNWNLEEDGMIENGSHSYHQVAETHIPLVYGDYFFVEGILRLQNKAFDIW
- a CDS encoding carbohydrate ABC transporter permease codes for the protein MTKKITGKKIGLYAFLMILALITFFPFYIMIVNATRSTGDIMSGFSLIPSTFLAENFKDMQARVDAVAAFKNSLIIATLSTALTCYFSSLTAYAFVAYDFKYKNALFGAVLVIMMIPSQLSIIGFYKFVKNMNLLNSYVPLIVPAIASAATVFFIKQYTESALSRSIIESARIDGASEFGIFNRIALPIMSPAIFTMGITSFVGSWNNYLTPLILLSDPKKYTLPLIIRIINSDVQDPSVGAMYLSIAISIVPIMVVFFMFSRYIIDGVGSGGEKE
- a CDS encoding carbohydrate ABC transporter permease, whose product is MKTERNERGVSKQANVTLNGKKKGVQKNRFGYYFLVPFFLVFLVFSLYPIIYTLYLSFTAYDGFTDPVNIGMANYLRVFTDAKFYDALKNTVVMWVIGVIPQFGFAFVLAAIFSYNNIKGKGVYRALYYLPRLVTAVSISALFNQFLSYPSGIVNQVLLDIHWISEPINFLANPIFAQGSVGFIHWWMYFGNTMILVMAGMTAISPSMYEAAKIDGANSWHIFWKITMPLLKPITIFLFLSSLVGGMQSFDVQQVLTGGMGAPRGKLMTVVMYLYNTAFEYNNFGYAAAIAYYLFIFIAFFSSFLLISRLRGNKK